A window of the Planococcus citri chromosome 4, ihPlaCitr1.1, whole genome shotgun sequence genome harbors these coding sequences:
- the LOC135842553 gene encoding regulator of nonsense transcripts 1-like isoform X2: MHFELPTAACKYCAIHDPSCVVMCNVCGKWFCNGRGITNSSHIVNHLVRAKHKEVTLHKDGPLGENVLECYACGMRNVFLLGFIPAKADSVVVLLCRLPCAAQSSLKDMNWDPDQWKPLIEDRCFVSWLVKIPAEQDQLRARQVTSAQISKLEELWKDDTDATITDLENPAIDVETHQRVLLRYEDGYQYQNIFGPLVKLEADYDKKVKESRTQDNITVRWEVLLNKKVVAHFNLVKTDGDMKLMQGDELRLRYLGEVSKPWSGVGHVIKIPDNYSEEVCLEMKTSQGIPFESTSKFVVDFIWKSTSFDRMQQAMKKFAIDDASVSPYIFYRLLGHDIDDVVFRSHTSKHYSAPNLPELNSSQKYAVKQAIQRPLSLIKGPPGTGKTVTSATIVYQLVKLNSGPVLVCAPSNITVDQLAVKIHQTNLKVVRVMPKSREGIDSPVAFLALHNQLRNLEDSELKKLQQLREETGELSAADDKRYRVLKKSAERELLEAADVICCTCVGAGDPRLARMKFHSVLIDECMQATEPECMIPMVLGSKQLILVGDDFQLGPVVMCKEASKAGLNQSLFQRLFVLGIKPCLLKVQYRMHPELSRFPSNFFYDGFLQNGVCAGQKKLPEVKFPWPVPDKPMMFYVALGTEEIAGSGTSYLNRAEASSVEKIVTRFLRCGVKPEQIGIITPYEGQRAHLVQCMQYQGEINPRLYQQIEVASVDAFQGREKDIIIVSCVRSNDHHGIGFLNDPRRLNVALTRAKYGLIVVGNPKVLSKQPIWNHLLHFYKEEQVLVEGPLNNLKESAIQLPKRKQIVNSANPGSHFMSTTLYNAREVMVPGSIYDRSGGSGRNATVHLPPPPHPYFPRPGLDIFPHAHDPITYISPERAQAMPNMPVPFNMIYNLNPIPPRYYNRKPIQMRQKNARSPLMISGKKNPKGGRNSRVMPNGLSQEITQPYSQNMSQNMSQPGFGLSQPGLSQPELSQDSYMIGEFHSQTDGILSQDSSYQIDQTTSFHSTRQNPHFF; the protein is encoded by the exons ATGCATTTT GAGTTACCGACAGCTGCTTGTAAATATTGCGCTATTCATGATCCTAGCTGTGTCGTAATGTGTAATGTTTGTGGAAAATGGTTTTGCAATGGTCGTGGAATTACTAATTCATCGCATATTGTGAACCATTTAGTTCGAGCGAAGCATAAG GAGGTTACTCTTCATAAAGATGGTCCTCTGGGAGAAAACGTCCTGGAATGTTATGCTTGCGGTATGCGAAATGTCTTCCTTTTAGGGTTCATACCTGCTAAAGCGGATTCTGTGGTGGTGCTGCTATGTCGCCTACCTTGCGCTGCTCAAAGTTCTCTCAAAGATATGAACTG GGATCCGGATCAGTGGAAACCGTTGATAGAAGATCGATGTTTCGTATCATGGCTGGTTAAAATACCTGCTGAGCAAGATCAACTCAGAGCTCGTCAAGTAACATCGGCTCAAATATCCAAACTAGAAGAACTCTGGAAAGATGACACCGATGCCACTATCACTGATTTAGAAAATCCAGCGATCGACGTCGAAACTCATCAGCGAGTGCTTTTAAG GTACGAAGATGGATACCAATATCAGAACATTTTCGGCCCGTTGGTTAAATTGGAAGCTGACTACGATAAGAAAGTGAAGGAATCTCGAACTCAGGATAATATCACCGTTCGTTGGGAGGTTTTGTTGAATAAGAAAGTAGTAGCTCACTTTAATCTCGTGAAGACTGACGGAG ATATGAAATTAATGCAGGGTGATGAGCTGAGATTACGATATTTGGGAGAAGTAAGCAAGCCTTGGTCTGGAGTTGGTCATGTTATCAAGATACCGGATAATTACAGCGAAGAAGTTTGCTTAGAGATGAAAACTAGCCAAGGAATACCTTTCGAATCTACTAGTAAATTCGTGGTTGATTTTATTTGGAAATCAACGTCATTCGATAG AATGCAACAAGCTATGAAGAAGTTTGCTATTGATGACGCTTCTGTATCCCCttatattttttatcgtttgCTCGGACACGACATCGATGACGTAGTATTCAGATCACACACTTCTAAACACTATTCAGCTCCTAATTTACCGGAATTAAATTCATCACAA aaataTGCTGTAAAACAAGCGATTCAAAGACCCTTGTCTCTAATTAAAGGACCTCCTGGTACAGGAAAAACCGTCACTTCAGCGACTATAGTTTACCAGCTGGTGAAATTGAACTCTGGACCTGTGTTAGTTTGTGCTCCTTCAAACATAACCGTCGATCAGCTGGCAGTGAAAATCCATCAGACTAATTTAAAG GTTGTGAGAGTTATGCCCAAATCCAGAGAAGGAATCGATTCACCGGTTGCTTTCTTAGCTTTGCATAATCAGCTCAGGAATTTAGAAGA TTCCGAATTGAAGAAGTTACAACAACTTCGAGAAGAAACTGGCGAACTTTCTGCGGCCGATGACAAAAGATACAGAGTGTTGAAGAAATCCGCCGAACGTGAGCTACTCGAAGCTGCTGATGTAATTTGCTGTACTTGTGTCGGCGCCGGAGATCCGCGTCTAGCACGTATGAAGTTTCATTCTGTATTGATCGACGAATGTATGCAAGCTACCGAACCGGAGTGTATGATTCCAATGGTATTAGGATCGAAACAG CTCATTTTGGTTGGAGATGATTTCCAGCTTGGTCCAGTCGTTATGTGCAAGGAAGCTTCGAAAGCTGGTCTTAATCAGTCGTTGTTCCAACGTTTGTTTGTACTCGGCATCAAACCGTGCCTTCTAAAAGTTCAATATCGTATGCATCCGGAACTATCACGCTTCCCGTCTAATTTCTTCTACGatggatttttacaaaatggtgTTTGTGCtg GGCAAAAGAAACTGCCGGAAGTCAAGTTCCCCTGGCCAGTTCCGGATAAACCGATGATGTTCTACGTAGCCCTAGGTACCGAAGAAATCGCCGGATCTGGTACATCGTATTTGAATCGAGCCGAAGCATccagcgttgaaaaaatagtcaCTAGATTCCTACGTTGCGGCGTGAAACCCGAACAGATCGGTATTATTACACCGTACGAAGGACAGAGAGCacatttg gTGCAATGTATGCAGTATCAAGGAGAAATAAACCCCCGTCTGTACCAACAGATTGAAGTAGCCAGCGTAGATGCGTTCCAAGGTCGTGAGAAAGATATCATCATCGTGTCTTGCGTACGTTCCAACGACCATCATGGGATTGGTTTTTTGAACGATCCGCGACGGTTGAACGTTGCCTTGACCAGAGCCAAGTATGGTCTTATCGTGGTCGGAAATCCCAAAGTTTTGTCCAAA CAACCTATATGGAACCATTTACTCCATTTCTACAAAGAAGAGCAAGTGCTAGTGGAAGGACCACtgaataatttgaaagaaaGCGCTATCCAGCTCCCTAAACGTAAACAGATTGTGAACTCGGCGAATCCAGGATCTCATTTTATGTCTACTACCCTCTACAATGCCAGAGAAGTCATGGTACCTGGAAGTATATATGACAGATCCGGCGGCAGCGGTCGTAATGCCACTGTTCATCTGCCGCCACCTCCTCATCCATACTTCCCTCGGCCTG GTTTAGACATATTCCCTCATGCTCACGATCCGATCACTTACATCTCGCCGGAAAGAGCGCAAGCTATGCCTAATATGCCGGTACCTTTTAATATGATTTATAACTTGAATCCGATCCCGCCAAGATACTACAATCGGAAGCCTAttcaaa tgcgTCAAAAGAACGCTCGTAGTCCATTGATGATCAGTGGCAAGAAAAATCCCAAAGGTGGCAGGAACTCGAGAGTTATGCCAAACGGTCTAAGCCAAGAGATAACCCAACCGTACAGTCAAAACATGTCGCAG AACATGTCGCAGCCCGGATTCGGTCTTTCGCAACCGGGACTATCTCAGCCGGAGTTATCGCAGGATAGTTACATGATTGGCGAATTCCATTCGCAGACCGATGGTATTTTGTCGCAAGATTCGTCTTACCAGATTGACCAAACGACCTCGTTCCATTCGACTCGGCAGAATCCTCATTTTTTCTGA
- the LOC135842553 gene encoding regulator of nonsense transcripts 1-like isoform X1, translated as MSVDMDGSNSQPLTFLDTEESDLIGADTQGSEFDFTEFTLPSQSQTQFSQDESMPGQVHLNSKLNGDVKSDGVSALSKKLGELQFEEDAFCNKELPTAACKYCAIHDPSCVVMCNVCGKWFCNGRGITNSSHIVNHLVRAKHKEVTLHKDGPLGENVLECYACGMRNVFLLGFIPAKADSVVVLLCRLPCAAQSSLKDMNWDPDQWKPLIEDRCFVSWLVKIPAEQDQLRARQVTSAQISKLEELWKDDTDATITDLENPAIDVETHQRVLLRYEDGYQYQNIFGPLVKLEADYDKKVKESRTQDNITVRWEVLLNKKVVAHFNLVKTDGDMKLMQGDELRLRYLGEVSKPWSGVGHVIKIPDNYSEEVCLEMKTSQGIPFESTSKFVVDFIWKSTSFDRMQQAMKKFAIDDASVSPYIFYRLLGHDIDDVVFRSHTSKHYSAPNLPELNSSQKYAVKQAIQRPLSLIKGPPGTGKTVTSATIVYQLVKLNSGPVLVCAPSNITVDQLAVKIHQTNLKVVRVMPKSREGIDSPVAFLALHNQLRNLEDSELKKLQQLREETGELSAADDKRYRVLKKSAERELLEAADVICCTCVGAGDPRLARMKFHSVLIDECMQATEPECMIPMVLGSKQLILVGDDFQLGPVVMCKEASKAGLNQSLFQRLFVLGIKPCLLKVQYRMHPELSRFPSNFFYDGFLQNGVCAGQKKLPEVKFPWPVPDKPMMFYVALGTEEIAGSGTSYLNRAEASSVEKIVTRFLRCGVKPEQIGIITPYEGQRAHLVQCMQYQGEINPRLYQQIEVASVDAFQGREKDIIIVSCVRSNDHHGIGFLNDPRRLNVALTRAKYGLIVVGNPKVLSKQPIWNHLLHFYKEEQVLVEGPLNNLKESAIQLPKRKQIVNSANPGSHFMSTTLYNAREVMVPGSIYDRSGGSGRNATVHLPPPPHPYFPRPGLDIFPHAHDPITYISPERAQAMPNMPVPFNMIYNLNPIPPRYYNRKPIQMRQKNARSPLMISGKKNPKGGRNSRVMPNGLSQEITQPYSQNMSQNMSQPGFGLSQPGLSQPELSQDSYMIGEFHSQTDGILSQDSSYQIDQTTSFHSTRQNPHFF; from the exons ATGAGTGTGGACATGGATGGATCCAATTCTCAACCTCTTACGTTTCTCGATACCGAAGAATCGGATCTGATCGGAGCTGACACTCAAGGTTCTGAATTCGATTTCACCGAATTCACTTTACCATCGCAAAGTCAGACGCAATTTTCACAAGATGAATCAATGCCTGGGCAAGTACAT tTGAACAGTAAACTGAACGGAGATGTGAAAAGTGACGGCGTATCAGCATTAAGCAAAAAATTGGGCGAGTTACAGTTCGAAGAAGATGCATTTTGTAATAAA GAGTTACCGACAGCTGCTTGTAAATATTGCGCTATTCATGATCCTAGCTGTGTCGTAATGTGTAATGTTTGTGGAAAATGGTTTTGCAATGGTCGTGGAATTACTAATTCATCGCATATTGTGAACCATTTAGTTCGAGCGAAGCATAAG GAGGTTACTCTTCATAAAGATGGTCCTCTGGGAGAAAACGTCCTGGAATGTTATGCTTGCGGTATGCGAAATGTCTTCCTTTTAGGGTTCATACCTGCTAAAGCGGATTCTGTGGTGGTGCTGCTATGTCGCCTACCTTGCGCTGCTCAAAGTTCTCTCAAAGATATGAACTG GGATCCGGATCAGTGGAAACCGTTGATAGAAGATCGATGTTTCGTATCATGGCTGGTTAAAATACCTGCTGAGCAAGATCAACTCAGAGCTCGTCAAGTAACATCGGCTCAAATATCCAAACTAGAAGAACTCTGGAAAGATGACACCGATGCCACTATCACTGATTTAGAAAATCCAGCGATCGACGTCGAAACTCATCAGCGAGTGCTTTTAAG GTACGAAGATGGATACCAATATCAGAACATTTTCGGCCCGTTGGTTAAATTGGAAGCTGACTACGATAAGAAAGTGAAGGAATCTCGAACTCAGGATAATATCACCGTTCGTTGGGAGGTTTTGTTGAATAAGAAAGTAGTAGCTCACTTTAATCTCGTGAAGACTGACGGAG ATATGAAATTAATGCAGGGTGATGAGCTGAGATTACGATATTTGGGAGAAGTAAGCAAGCCTTGGTCTGGAGTTGGTCATGTTATCAAGATACCGGATAATTACAGCGAAGAAGTTTGCTTAGAGATGAAAACTAGCCAAGGAATACCTTTCGAATCTACTAGTAAATTCGTGGTTGATTTTATTTGGAAATCAACGTCATTCGATAG AATGCAACAAGCTATGAAGAAGTTTGCTATTGATGACGCTTCTGTATCCCCttatattttttatcgtttgCTCGGACACGACATCGATGACGTAGTATTCAGATCACACACTTCTAAACACTATTCAGCTCCTAATTTACCGGAATTAAATTCATCACAA aaataTGCTGTAAAACAAGCGATTCAAAGACCCTTGTCTCTAATTAAAGGACCTCCTGGTACAGGAAAAACCGTCACTTCAGCGACTATAGTTTACCAGCTGGTGAAATTGAACTCTGGACCTGTGTTAGTTTGTGCTCCTTCAAACATAACCGTCGATCAGCTGGCAGTGAAAATCCATCAGACTAATTTAAAG GTTGTGAGAGTTATGCCCAAATCCAGAGAAGGAATCGATTCACCGGTTGCTTTCTTAGCTTTGCATAATCAGCTCAGGAATTTAGAAGA TTCCGAATTGAAGAAGTTACAACAACTTCGAGAAGAAACTGGCGAACTTTCTGCGGCCGATGACAAAAGATACAGAGTGTTGAAGAAATCCGCCGAACGTGAGCTACTCGAAGCTGCTGATGTAATTTGCTGTACTTGTGTCGGCGCCGGAGATCCGCGTCTAGCACGTATGAAGTTTCATTCTGTATTGATCGACGAATGTATGCAAGCTACCGAACCGGAGTGTATGATTCCAATGGTATTAGGATCGAAACAG CTCATTTTGGTTGGAGATGATTTCCAGCTTGGTCCAGTCGTTATGTGCAAGGAAGCTTCGAAAGCTGGTCTTAATCAGTCGTTGTTCCAACGTTTGTTTGTACTCGGCATCAAACCGTGCCTTCTAAAAGTTCAATATCGTATGCATCCGGAACTATCACGCTTCCCGTCTAATTTCTTCTACGatggatttttacaaaatggtgTTTGTGCtg GGCAAAAGAAACTGCCGGAAGTCAAGTTCCCCTGGCCAGTTCCGGATAAACCGATGATGTTCTACGTAGCCCTAGGTACCGAAGAAATCGCCGGATCTGGTACATCGTATTTGAATCGAGCCGAAGCATccagcgttgaaaaaatagtcaCTAGATTCCTACGTTGCGGCGTGAAACCCGAACAGATCGGTATTATTACACCGTACGAAGGACAGAGAGCacatttg gTGCAATGTATGCAGTATCAAGGAGAAATAAACCCCCGTCTGTACCAACAGATTGAAGTAGCCAGCGTAGATGCGTTCCAAGGTCGTGAGAAAGATATCATCATCGTGTCTTGCGTACGTTCCAACGACCATCATGGGATTGGTTTTTTGAACGATCCGCGACGGTTGAACGTTGCCTTGACCAGAGCCAAGTATGGTCTTATCGTGGTCGGAAATCCCAAAGTTTTGTCCAAA CAACCTATATGGAACCATTTACTCCATTTCTACAAAGAAGAGCAAGTGCTAGTGGAAGGACCACtgaataatttgaaagaaaGCGCTATCCAGCTCCCTAAACGTAAACAGATTGTGAACTCGGCGAATCCAGGATCTCATTTTATGTCTACTACCCTCTACAATGCCAGAGAAGTCATGGTACCTGGAAGTATATATGACAGATCCGGCGGCAGCGGTCGTAATGCCACTGTTCATCTGCCGCCACCTCCTCATCCATACTTCCCTCGGCCTG GTTTAGACATATTCCCTCATGCTCACGATCCGATCACTTACATCTCGCCGGAAAGAGCGCAAGCTATGCCTAATATGCCGGTACCTTTTAATATGATTTATAACTTGAATCCGATCCCGCCAAGATACTACAATCGGAAGCCTAttcaaa tgcgTCAAAAGAACGCTCGTAGTCCATTGATGATCAGTGGCAAGAAAAATCCCAAAGGTGGCAGGAACTCGAGAGTTATGCCAAACGGTCTAAGCCAAGAGATAACCCAACCGTACAGTCAAAACATGTCGCAG AACATGTCGCAGCCCGGATTCGGTCTTTCGCAACCGGGACTATCTCAGCCGGAGTTATCGCAGGATAGTTACATGATTGGCGAATTCCATTCGCAGACCGATGGTATTTTGTCGCAAGATTCGTCTTACCAGATTGACCAAACGACCTCGTTCCATTCGACTCGGCAGAATCCTCATTTTTTCTGA
- the LOC135842554 gene encoding RNA-binding protein 45-like, translated as MVSAGMKDHMVSDDPPYSRLFVVYNRKDPVSEAELRNDFGKYGEIQDVFIVKDRASGNAKGVAYIKFPKMSEAALAMENLNNTPIKGHVGVYKAYIAKNRGESPGPDHNDPDRFVRLFIMVPKSAAEDDIRQHFTKFGDVTTVKLLRHKDTNESRGIGYVTYARVYDAAKAVESGENELGFKAVIARPKEKIPPPAESSTSNHSSSYSSYSNSHTSKSRPSKHSSSHVDHNTGGDSFQATVSSKLDKDHIFRLFDIAPGLRNIQIISQNMYRTDLVAIYNSPLAAEYALNKLQGLEYPLGDYICVESKGVNKPSVVTTPSYNMSASGSIGTKRDYRGEQIIEHRSASPVSSNGNREVNSTLTALTKALSDATALLKTAGVSTESIGYDDMSDNRSSSSYCQFPLPPPQKVLPKTAFNENTGRRLFFVGHPAAPPLDALYDVYCRFGNFTGASVLQKKNYGYLYFTCPHSAQRAIDATDDKTIAGVTIKVLPAEPKAELSNKRKKTDM; from the exons ATGGTTTCAGCAGGAATGAAAGATCATATGGTATCTGACGATCCTCCGTATTCCAGATTATTTGTCGTTTACAACAGAAAAGATCCTGTTTCGGAAGCCGAACTAAGGAATGATTTCGGCAAATACGGTGAAATCCAAGATGTATTCATTGTTAAAGACAGAGCTAGCGGAAATGCCAAAG GAGTTGCGTATATTAAATTCCCAAAGATGTCCGAAGCTGCTCTTGCCATGGAAAACCTCAACAATACTCCTATCAAAGGACACGTCGGAGTGTACAAAGCGTACATAGCGAAAAA TCGAGGTGAATCACCCGGACCTGATCACAATGATCCGGATCGTTTCGTACGTTTATTCATCATGGTGCCGAAAAGTGCCGCAGAAGACGATATTAGACAACATTTTACGAAATTCGGCGACGTTACTACGGTGAAATTACTACGCCATAAAGATACCAACGAAAGCAGAGGGATCGGTTATGTAACCTACGCGAG AGTATATGATGCTGCTAAAGCTGTAGAAAGTGGTGAAAACGAGTTAGGATTCAAAGCTGTTATCGCTCGACCGAAAGAGAAAATACCACCTCCTGCCGAATCTAGCACTTCTAACCATTCTTCTAGTTATTCTTCGTATTCGAATTCGCATACTAGCAAATCTCGACCAAGCAAACACTCGTCCAGTCACGTTG ACCACAATACGGGTGGAGATTCTTTTCAAGCTACGGTTTCTTCGAAGTTGGACAAAGATCATATATTTCGATTATTCGATATTGCTCCTGGGTTGAGAAATATACAAATCATATCGCAAAAT ATGTATCGTACCGATCTAGTAGCTATCTATAATTCGCCCTTAGCCGCCGAATACGCACTGAATAAATTACAAGGATTGGAGTATCCGTTGGGAGATTACATTTGCGTTGAATCAAAAGGAGTCAATaa acCATCCGTAGTAACAACTCCAAGTTACAATATGTCGGCTAGCGGAAGTATCGGAACTAAACGAGATTATAGAGGAGAGCAAATCATCGAGCATCGAAGCGCCTCTCCCGTATCATCGAATGGGAATCGTGAAGTTAACTCAACACTTACTGCTCTTACAAAAGCCCTTTCCGATGCAACTGCATTGCTCAAAACAGCAGGAGTCTCAACTG AATCTATTGGTTACGATGACATGAGTGATAATAGGAGTTCGTCGTCTTATTGCCAGTTTCCATTACCACCACCTCAAAAGGTTCTTCCTAAAACAGCTTTCAATGAAAATACCGGAAGGAG attGTTTTTCGTCGGGCATCCAGCTGCTCCGCCATTAGATGCTTTGTACGATGTGTATTGTAGATTCGGTAATTTCACCGGTGCCAGCGTCCTGCAGAAGAAAAATTATGGTTATTTGTATTTCACCTGTCCTCATTCAGCTCAGAGAGCCATTGAC